One segment of Neoarius graeffei isolate fNeoGra1 chromosome 20, fNeoGra1.pri, whole genome shotgun sequence DNA contains the following:
- the LOC132869175 gene encoding F-box/LRR-repeat protein 12-like, which translates to MAAMRICSLDYFPENILIEVLSYLSVRELVRNGRVCKRWKALIKDQRLWRTVDLSTWTRVTSRVLWTLLRQYLGRGVCSLHLRGLLQSARRGSFLSEPWLQTLSSKCPRLRRLTLTHTDLRGLPSCSLLPPSLQVLELHSCELPPGFFTQTPLKPVQNGSVKESPTSSSSCVIEALILDNVPSFTDQHLKSLSSWEHLRRLELRDVLRVTVAGLKGCAPPGPHALKRLTHLELEGFSRQQMAALGLAGGWAGLEQLTLGGREVAPGLLCLSRLVGLRWLRLRSCKLSETLVLRSCGALTELQMLEFLQVEFALEAERTDRRRGEKSQNDLLSELKQALSNLLPKCTVVFMQCTFIVGVD; encoded by the exons ATGGCCGCTATGAGAATTTGCTCTCTGGATTATTTCCCTGAAAATATTTTAATTGAAGTTTTATCCTACTTAAGTGTCCGAGAACTTGTTCGCAATGGAAG AGTGTGTAAGCGATGGAAAGCTTTAATAAAAGACCAGAGACTCTGGAGAACTGTGGACCTTTCGACATGGACACGG GTGACCTCAAGGGTGCTCTGGACGTTATTGCGGCAGTATCTGGGACGTGGTGTATGTTCTCTCCACCTGCGTGGGTTGCTGCAGAGTGCACGTAGAGGCTCGTTCCTCTCTGAGCCGTGGCTGCAGACTCTGAGCTCGAAATGTCCTCGACTCcgcagactcactcttactcacACGGACCTGCGTGGCCTGCCCAGCTGCTCCTTATTACCTCCGAGCTTACAG GTGCTCGAACTGCACAGCTGCGAACTCCCACCTGGCTTTTTTACCCAGACTCCGTTAAAGCCAGTGCAGAACGGCTCAGTGAAAGAATCTCCGACCTCTTCGTCATCTTGTGTTATCGAAGCACTAATTCTGGACAATGTGCCATCGTTCACTGACCAGCACCTAAAGAGCCTGAGCTCATGGGAGCACCTGCGGCGTCTGGAGCTGCGCGATGTGTTGCGTGTGACCGTGGCAGGACTGAAGGGATGCGCTCCACCTGGCCCACACGCGCTAAAACGCCTCACGCACCTGGAATTGGAGGGCTTCAGCCGGCAGCAGATGGCAGCACTGGGCTTGGCTGGGGGTTGGGCGGGACTGGAACAGCTCACGCTCGGCGGGCGGGAAGTCGCCCCCGGTCTGCTCTGCCTCAGTCGACTGGTCGGGTTGCGCTGGCTGCGACTGCGTAGCTGCAAACTCTCGGAGACGTTGGTGCTGCGCAGCTGCGGTGCGCTGACGGAGCTGCAGATGTTAGAGTTCCTGCAGGTGGAGTTTGCATTGGAGGCCGAGAGAACAGACAGACGAAGGGGTGAAAAGAgtcaaaatgaccttctgtctgagCTCAAACAAGCGCTGTCCAACCTGCTACCCAAGTGCACTGTTGTGTTCATGCAATGTACCTTTATAGTTGGTGTGGACTGA